In Nostoc sp. GT001, a genomic segment contains:
- a CDS encoding helix-turn-helix domain-containing protein — protein sequence MVTTPVYYLQILGNPNIEISQDELRSLLGDIEVQLHRSRVYRRALAIVQKLIGEETDQAQDLLKAVGREAIGLAFRQFAQQDQKVETATDTKQATETVNSSSEIQQEHCTQTEQSSKNAAENSLWKKPLQFLNHQRISQAELALQADQQRMVCLRQIGQQLQKTRQSKGLSFDHIQLSTHIRTGLIEALENGNSKELPDDIFLRGFIRRYGDALGLNGVALAASLPVQAAIPVTQTLSYQSKKGMGLEIRPTHLYVGYTALLAGAMGGLALMSQQQATTNISTEQDNSSSVLQSLKQQSPTVKPGIKSTNTGVAVGSDISPPEGLY from the coding sequence ATGGTTACTACTCCTGTATACTATTTGCAAATTCTGGGCAATCCGAATATTGAAATTTCTCAAGATGAGTTGCGATCGCTTTTAGGAGACATAGAAGTACAACTGCATCGTAGCCGAGTTTATCGACGTGCTTTAGCGATTGTGCAGAAGTTAATAGGTGAAGAAACAGATCAGGCTCAAGATTTATTAAAAGCCGTAGGTAGAGAAGCGATCGGTTTGGCATTTCGACAATTTGCCCAACAAGATCAAAAAGTTGAAACAGCTACAGATACGAAGCAAGCTACAGAAACAGTCAATTCTTCATCAGAGATACAGCAGGAGCATTGCACCCAAACAGAGCAATCCTCTAAAAATGCAGCAGAAAATTCGCTGTGGAAAAAACCACTACAATTTCTGAATCATCAGAGAATTTCTCAAGCAGAACTTGCCTTGCAAGCAGATCAACAACGCATGGTGTGCCTACGTCAAATCGGGCAACAACTCCAAAAAACCCGTCAGTCCAAAGGGCTTTCTTTTGACCACATCCAGCTTTCCACTCATATCCGAACCGGCTTGATAGAGGCATTAGAAAACGGCAACTCGAAAGAATTACCAGATGACATTTTTTTACGTGGATTTATACGACGTTATGGAGATGCTTTAGGACTTAATGGTGTTGCCTTAGCTGCTTCTTTGCCAGTACAAGCAGCTATACCAGTAACTCAGACCCTTTCGTACCAATCTAAAAAAGGAATGGGATTGGAAATTCGTCCGACGCATTTATATGTAGGTTATACAGCTCTTCTTGCTGGTGCAATGGGAGGATTAGCCTTGATGTCCCAGCAACAAGCAACTACCAATATATCAACTGAGCAAGATAACTCTTCTTCTGTTTTACAATCGTTAAAACAACAATCCCCTACTGTTAAACCAGGGATTAAATCTACTAACACTGGTGTAGCTGTCGGATCTGATATTTCCCCACCAGAAGGATTATATTAA
- a CDS encoding GFA family protein yields the protein MSNQVGACHCSMCRNWGGGPLLVVECESDVSFSGEEYIEVYQSSEWAERGFCKKCGSHLFYKLKQSNQYFIPVGLFDSCEGLVFDHQIFIDEKPKYYCFANETKNLTGAEVFAQFAPPSER from the coding sequence ATGAGTAATCAGGTAGGAGCATGTCATTGTAGTATGTGTCGCAACTGGGGTGGAGGACCTTTGTTAGTAGTTGAGTGTGAGAGTGATGTTAGCTTCTCTGGTGAAGAATATATCGAAGTTTATCAATCTTCAGAATGGGCAGAGCGTGGATTCTGTAAGAAGTGTGGTAGCCATCTATTTTACAAATTGAAACAAAGTAACCAGTATTTCATACCCGTTGGACTATTCGATAGCTGTGAAGGTCTTGTTTTCGATCATCAGATATTCATTGATGAAAAGCCCAAATATTACTGTTTTGCCAATGAAACCAAGAACCTAACAGGGGCAGAGGTATTTGCACAGTTTGCACCTCCATCAGAGCGGTAA
- a CDS encoding DUF6748 domain-containing protein — protein sequence MSKKSIYYKYRIILPLGAILLASFGFYPKIHAQDISSPDTTDSVAISVKNQDFPQWGYYTVRRDFRRCASPRCGGFFIKQNNLKATPCVDGVFRNECYVSSIDWSSLKLPLDKLTKIQNQDASRLILRGTIVPVEFGEIGKFGELRVKEAFIAPTDAPAKGTFVALKNNGIVCFTTPCFSTDRFILNQPQSSQVSSIDLSQTLATPEQIEAANKEIFALGLIAVGTTKVVDDLNPTKRDVKFVATQFYLRVEPN from the coding sequence ATGAGCAAAAAATCAATTTACTACAAATACCGAATCATTCTCCCATTAGGTGCAATTCTTCTAGCTAGCTTCGGATTTTACCCGAAGATACATGCTCAGGACATTTCTTCTCCAGACACTACTGATTCTGTTGCAATCAGTGTCAAAAATCAAGACTTTCCCCAGTGGGGATATTACACGGTGCGGAGGGATTTTCGCAGATGTGCTTCTCCGAGATGCGGGGGATTTTTCATCAAGCAGAACAATCTAAAAGCTACTCCCTGTGTTGATGGTGTCTTTCGCAATGAATGCTATGTGTCTTCAATTGATTGGAGTTCCCTGAAATTACCACTTGACAAACTGACAAAAATTCAAAATCAGGATGCTAGCCGTTTGATTCTCAGAGGTACTATAGTTCCAGTGGAATTTGGTGAAATTGGTAAGTTTGGAGAATTGAGAGTTAAAGAAGCTTTCATAGCTCCTACAGATGCTCCAGCAAAAGGTACTTTTGTTGCGCTTAAAAACAATGGCATTGTCTGTTTCACCACCCCTTGCTTCTCCACGGATCGGTTTATTTTGAATCAGCCTCAGAGTTCTCAAGTTTCGTCAATCGATTTGAGCCAAACGCTTGCAACACCAGAACAAATTGAAGCTGCAAACAAAGAAATTTTCGCTCTAGGTTTGATTGCTGTGGGTACAACTAAGGTAGTAGACGACTTAAACCCGACCAAGAGAGATGTTAAGTTTGTGGCTACGCAATTTTATCTGAGAGTGGAACCGAACTAA